A window from Salvia miltiorrhiza cultivar Shanhuang (shh) chromosome 2, IMPLAD_Smil_shh, whole genome shotgun sequence encodes these proteins:
- the LOC131011090 gene encoding LOW QUALITY PROTEIN: arginine--tRNA ligase, cytoplasmic-like (The sequence of the model RefSeq protein was modified relative to this genomic sequence to represent the inferred CDS: inserted 2 bases in 1 codon), with translation MNSSHFSLLXAPVFSPLQLTRLCLSLLFSRSLTYQPTTGILRTSKRIFFRTKASSLTTMANDQGIAGSPKQQLAKLFEESLRLTVPEELDIDPAIAPCQNPKFGDYQCNNAMGLWSKVKGRSTQFKNPQQIGQAIKANLPASEMIDGSSIAGPGFVNVKLSREWIAKCIQNMLMDGIETWAPKLSVKRAVVDFSSPNIAKEMHVGHLRSTIIGDTLARMLEYSNVEVLRRNHVGDWGTQFGMLIEFLFEKFPSLEVVNDQAIGDLEAFYKASKLRFDSDPAFKERAQQAVVSLQAGEEKYRKAWAEICKISRCGYEKVYEHLGVQLEEKGESFYNPYIPGALELLNKEGLIEESEGARVIFIEGKNIPLIVVKRDGGYNYASTDLAALWYRLNEEKAEWIIYVTDVGQREHFEMLFAAAKRAGWLPADGSKYPKASHVGFGLVLGEDGKRFRTRSTETVKLVDLLIEAKSRCKTALIERGKDKEWTEEELDKTAEAVGYGAVKYADLKNNRTTNYTFSFDQMLNDKGNTAVYLLYAHARICSIIRKSGKDIEELKKIGTIDLAHPDERVLGLHLLQFAEVVEESCTNLLPNGLCEYLYNLSEDFTRFYTNCQVVGSAEETSRLLLCEATAVVMRKCFHLLGITPVYKI, from the exons ATGAATTCCTCGCATTTCAGTCTCCT CGCGCCGGTTTTCTCTCCTCTGCAACTCACTCGCCtctgcctctctctcctcttttctcGCTCCCTAACTTATCAACCAACT ACAGGTATTCTTAGAACTTCTAAAAGAATATTCTTCAGAACCAAGGCATCATCATTGACGACTATGGCAAAT GATCAAGGGATTGCCGGTAGTCCTAAGCAACAGCTCGCAAAACTTTTTGAAGAATCTTTGAGACTCACAGTCCCGGAGGAGTTGGATATCGACCCTGCTATTGCTCCTTGTCAAAATCCCAAATTTGGTGATTACCAATG CAACAATGCAATGGGCTTGTGGTCAAAAGTTAAAGGAAGGAGTACCCAGTTTAAAAATCCCCAACAAATAGGACAG GCCATTAAAGCAAATCTCCCTGCATCAGAAATGATAGATGGAAGCTCAATTGCTGGACCTGGTTTTGTAAATGTTAAATTGTCACGGGAATGGATAGCCAAG TGCATTCAAAACATGCTAATGGATGGTATTGAAACATGGGCTCCTAAGCTTTCGGTCAAAAGGGCTGTGGTTGATTTCTCATCACCTAATATAGCAAAAGAAATGCATGTTGGTCACTTAAGGTCAACTATCATTGGAGACACCCTGGCCCGTATGCTGGAGTATTCAAATGTGGAGGTTCTTAGGAGAAACCATGTTGGAGACTGGGGGACACAG TTTGGTATGTTAATAGAGTTCCTATTCGAAAAGTTTCCCAGCCTGGAAGTTGTCAATGATCAAGCCATAGGAGACTTGGAG GCATTCTATAAGGCATCGAAGCTAAGATTTGACAGTGACCCTGCTTTCAAGGAAAGGGCTCAGCAGGCCGTTGTCAGCCTTCAG GCTGGGGAGGAGAAGTACCGGAAGGCATGGGCTGAAATTTGTAAAATCAGTAGATGTGGATATGAAAAGGTGTATGAGCATCTTGGAGTTCAGTTGGAGGAAAAG GGCGAGAGCTTTTATAATCCCTACATTCCCGGTGCTCTAGAGTTACTGAATAAAGAGGGATTAATTGAAGAAAGCGAAGGAGCTCGTGTCATCTTCATTGAAGGAAAAAACATACCCCTTATTGTTGTAAAAAGGGATGGTGGGTACAATTATGCATCAACAGATCTTGCTGCTCTGTG GTACCGACTGAACGAGGAAAAGGCTGAATGGATTATATATGTTACTGATGTTGGCCAAAGAGAGCACTTTGAAATGCTTTTTGCT GCGGCCAAACGAGCCGGTTGGCTTCCTGCTGATGGCAGTAAGTATCCTAAAGCTAGTCATGTCGGGTTTGGGCTTGTCCTTGGAGAAGATGGAAAACGATTCCGTACTCGCAGTACTGAAACTGTCAAACTGGTTGATTTACTAATTGAAGCCAAAAGTAGATGCAAAACCGCTTTAATTGAAAGAG GCAAAGATAAAGAATGGACTGAGGAGGAGCTTGATAAAACTGCTGAAGCAGTTGGATATGGGGCTGTTAA ATATGCTGATCTGAAGAATAACCGGACAACGAACTATACATTTAGTTTTGACCAGATGCTCAATGATAAG GGCAATACTGCAGTGTACTTGTTATATGCACATGCTCGGATATGCTCAATTATCAGAAAATCAGGAAAAGATATTGAAGAATTAAAAAAG ATTGGGACAATAGACTTGGCTCATCCCGATGAACGTGTTTTAGGACTTCATTTGCTCCAGTTTGCTGAG GTTGTTGAGGAGTCATGCACAAATCTGTTGCCAAATGGGTTGTGTGAATATTTATACAATTTATCAGAAGACTTTACTAGATTTTATACCAACTGTCAG GTCGTGGGATCAGCAGAGGAGACAAGCCGACTCCTGTTGTGTGAGGCAACAGCAGTTGTTATGAGAAAATGTTTCCATTTGCTAGGAATTACGCCTGTttacaaaatttaa
- the LOC131011091 gene encoding uncharacterized protein LOC131011091, producing the protein MAIDTVPPLISAQINYLLSHCPFSVKVEQMWSGCKSPNFLDRFTLVIPYCLDHIKWDVTFNAMYPLAAPDVIFGPEDESFQPYVGGTGKSSKNYLANWNSRDPSQLHSLIVELRDAYMAYQRKRIGEVDDERVKFEISTMLSREGIEMYMSLGTDKPEEVKFAVPLLDMDLNRLVAGSTWRHPQKVYLQVIFPVGKKYSAVPPPPRLKLISSPELKALFSTEDFKLPTWVDGMCTAEYLPNLEQMLNSQIKDAVSSIEIRRKFIQSLAPHLGRPIEADPVFCRKATFLCSSGVFTFQVHFTLSLQFPKQQPALILQSSQHFNSHGAPVKSPTLSEYPWSPRWTPSEKADRIFDFLADEALNFKKYCNQLNQQ; encoded by the exons ATGGCGATCGACACCGTACCGCCGCTCATCTCCGCTCAAATCAATTATCTCCTCAGCCACTGCCCTTTCTCCGTCAAG GTTGAGCAAATGTGGTCGGGATGCAAAAGCCCTAACTTTCTTGATCGCTTCACTCTAGTTATCCCGTACTGCCTTGACCATATAAAAT GGGATGTTACATTCAATGCTATGTATCCGTTGGCGGCGCCCGATGTGATATTTGGACCTGAAGATGAAAGTTTCCAGCCGTATGTCGGTGGCACTGGTAAATCTAGTAAAAATTATTTGGCCAATTGGAACAGTAGGGATCCGTCTCAGCTACATTCTCTTATTGTTGAGCTAAG GGATGCATATATGGCGTACCAAAGGAAACGGATAGGTGAGGTTGACGATGAGAGAGTAAAATTCGAAATCAGTACTATGCTTTCAAGAGAG GGAATTGAGATGTACATGAGTTTAGGGACTGACAAG CCAGAAGAGGTTAAATTTGCAGTGCCTTTACTGGATATGGATTTAAATAGATTGGTTGCTGGATCCACCTGGAGACATCCACAGAAAGTATACTTACAG GTTATATTTCCAGTTGGGAAGAAGTAttcagctgtaccaccacctcCACGTCTAAAGTTGATTTCTTCTCCGGAATTGAAAGCCTTATTTTCTACTGAAGATTTCAAACTTCCTACTTGGGTGGACGGGAT GTGCACAGCTGAATATCTTCCAAATTTGGAACAAATGCTGAATTCGCAG ATTAAAGATGCAGTCTCATCCATTGAAATTAGAAGGAAGTTTATCCAGTCATTGGCTCCTCATCTTGGAAGGCCCATAGAGGCTGATCCG GTCTTTTGCAGAAAAGCAACATTCCTATGTTCATCTGGGGTGTTCACTTTTCAG GTTCatttcactctctctcttcaGTTCCCAAAGCAGCAACCAGCTTTGATACTTCAGAGTTCCCAG CATTTCAATTCACATGGCGCACCTGTCAAGTCACCTACTCTATCAGAATATCCATGGAGTCCTAGATGGACTCCATCAGAAAAGGCTGATCGCATTTT TGACTTTCTGGCGGACGAGGCCTTGAATTTCAAGAAGTATTGCAATCAGTTGAATCAACAATGA